One Urechidicola croceus genomic window, TAAACTTTCTGAACGGATTGTAATACTTCCACGCCTTCGCCGAAGGGCTTTTGAAACGCTTTTCTTCCCATTATCAATCCAGAGCCACCAGCTCTTTTATTGATAACGGCAGTTGTTATTGCCTCCACCAAATCAGACTTACCTTTAGAGCCACCACCGGAATTAATCAATCCGATTTTTCCCATAAAGCAATTAGCCACCTGCAACCTGCACAGGTCGATGGGATGTTCTGTTGTCAGCGTCTCATACATTTCATCATCATATTTTCCAAAACCGATTTCTTTGAAACCAAAGTTATTTGTAGGTAATTTTTGCTTAATGATATCTGCCTGAATGGTTACCCCAATATGATTTGCTTGCCCTGTTACATCGGCAGCAGCGTGATAATCTTCTTTTCCAGTTTTGAAAGCTTCATTTCGGGTATAGCACCATAAAATGGTAGCCATACCTAAATTGTGGGCTTCTTCAAAAGCTTCAGCTATTTCTTTAAGCTGTCTATTGCTTTCTTCGGAACCAAAATATATAGTAGCACCGACAGCAACTGCTCCCATATCCCACGCAGCTTTTACTTTACCAAACAAAGTTTGGTTATATTTATTAGGAAATGTGAGCAGTTCATTGTGATTAATCTTTACGATAAACGGGATTTTATGGGCGTATTTCCTAGCGTTCAATCCCAAAGCACCGAAGGTGGAAGCCACACCATTACAACCGGCCTCAATGGAGAGTTTTATGATATTCTCTGGGTCAAAATAATCCGGATTTTTATAGAAAGAAAAAGCTGCACTATGCTCGATACCTTGGTCTACTGGAAGGATACTCAAGTAGCCTGTACCACCAAGATTTCCGTGGTTATACAATTGCGAAAGGCTTCGCAGTACCTGCGGATTTCTGTTGCTTTGGGTAAATACCTTATCTAGGCTTGTTCTACTTGGGGTTTGCAATTCATCCTTGGTTATTTTTTCACAAACGTGATTCAAATAGAAGTCTGCTTTTTCCCCTAACAGTTGTGTAATATTTATGTCTATTTTCATTGTATTAATGATTAATGAATTCCTAAACTTTCATTTGTTTTAGCGATAGATTTGGCACCATCTGTTTCAATTCCTGTAAGTGCTCTAATGGCATCAATAGTTTCGGGTATAACAATTGCTTGGTTGTCTACCACATAGGCGTAGAAAAGTTCATCCCCCACTACCTTCAGCATATCTTCCCATAGGGCTACTTCATACATATCGCCCCAAGGTCTTCCCATATCCAAAAACATTTCCTTGATAGTGTTGTTAGAAACTAGGCCTTTGTCATATTGAATTAGCTTGATACGACTAGATGTCTTAAAAGCATTCAGCACTTCTTCTTTCGAGGCTTGTTTTTTTAACTTCACATTCCAATAGTGCATATGGCTTAAAGTTTCTGGAACTTTTACTGCGGCAGTGATGACATCCAAATCTGGGTCAACGCTTTTGGCATCAGGACCTTGGTGGCTCGGGATGTCTTTTTCAGGAACCATCGTATTCATAATACCACCTAAATGGCTTTCCCAAGGATCTGTTGCTCTTCTTAAAAGTGTACCTCTAGCATAATCCAATAAATTGGCTCTTTTTAAAGCGGTCAACGTCCTTAAAATAGAAGTGGTGTTGCAGGAAACTACACGTGTAGCATCTAGATTTAGAGCAGACTGATAATTATTTTCAGCACTAAAGGAATGGCCTGTTGTTTCGTGTTTTTCGCCTCCGTGTAAAATAAATTTGATGTTTTGCTCTTTATAAATTGCTACATTTTGAGCCGCAATCTTTTTAGGGGTACAGTCCACAACGAGATCTGATTTTTTCAACAGGTCGTGCATATCGCCTTTTACTGAAATACCTTCGGATTTCATTCTGTCTTCTGCTTCTTGAGTTGCTGCGTAGATATCGTACTTTTTTCTCACGGCATTTTGAATGCGCCAATCGCTTATGATATCACACACGCCCGAAAGCTTCATATCGTCCTGTAGATTGATGGCATCGGCCACCCTTTTTCCGATGACTCCGTATCCTATAACTGCTATATTTTTCATATAAATTGTTTTAATTAATTATGATTTGTTGTTTTTACTATTTGTATTCTCCATTCCCATAGGCATATTGCCATCATCGTCTGTATGCGAAATCATAAAAAAACGTTCCGCAATGAG contains:
- a CDS encoding type II glyceraldehyde-3-phosphate dehydrogenase, with protein sequence MKNIAVIGYGVIGKRVADAINLQDDMKLSGVCDIISDWRIQNAVRKKYDIYAATQEAEDRMKSEGISVKGDMHDLLKKSDLVVDCTPKKIAAQNVAIYKEQNIKFILHGGEKHETTGHSFSAENNYQSALNLDATRVVSCNTTSILRTLTALKRANLLDYARGTLLRRATDPWESHLGGIMNTMVPEKDIPSHQGPDAKSVDPDLDVITAAVKVPETLSHMHYWNVKLKKQASKEEVLNAFKTSSRIKLIQYDKGLVSNNTIKEMFLDMGRPWGDMYEVALWEDMLKVVGDELFYAYVVDNQAIVIPETIDAIRALTGIETDGAKSIAKTNESLGIH
- a CDS encoding class I fructose-bisphosphate aldolase, translating into MKIDINITQLLGEKADFYLNHVCEKITKDELQTPSRTSLDKVFTQSNRNPQVLRSLSQLYNHGNLGGTGYLSILPVDQGIEHSAAFSFYKNPDYFDPENIIKLSIEAGCNGVASTFGALGLNARKYAHKIPFIVKINHNELLTFPNKYNQTLFGKVKAAWDMGAVAVGATIYFGSEESNRQLKEIAEAFEEAHNLGMATILWCYTRNEAFKTGKEDYHAAADVTGQANHIGVTIQADIIKQKLPTNNFGFKEIGFGKYDDEMYETLTTEHPIDLCRLQVANCFMGKIGLINSGGGSKGKSDLVEAITTAVINKRAGGSGLIMGRKAFQKPFGEGVEVLQSVQKVYLDTKISIA